The Limnochordia bacterium genome window below encodes:
- a CDS encoding YitT family protein, which produces MDERLKKIGSFLGNIAGVMLTGVATAAFLIPNRIAAGGVSGLATVLYHTTGIPVGVMMLAINIPLLYATFRIIGLSFSLRTIVGTILLSVTIDVLGPFIAPVTRDPLLASIYGGVLSGIGIGLAFYFGGSTGGTDLAARLMNHFTHFSIGQSLLIIDMGIIAVAGFFFGAETGLYAILALYLSTKTIDLIQEGQGAGRAAYVVSNHPEEISRRILQELERGVTALQGRGMYTNSERQVLLVIVSRSEIVRLKRLVKEEDPSAFMIITDAREVLGEGFKGF; this is translated from the coding sequence TTGGATGAACGCCTAAAAAAAATAGGGTCCTTTCTGGGGAATATTGCTGGGGTCATGCTCACTGGAGTGGCTACGGCTGCATTCCTGATTCCCAACCGTATTGCTGCCGGGGGAGTGAGCGGCCTTGCTACAGTGCTCTACCACACAACAGGCATTCCAGTTGGTGTCATGATGCTGGCAATAAACATTCCCTTGCTCTATGCCACCTTTAGGATTATCGGCCTTAGTTTTAGTCTGCGCACGATTGTTGGCACAATTCTTCTTTCGGTAACCATCGATGTTTTAGGTCCTTTTATTGCCCCGGTTACGCGGGATCCGTTGTTGGCCTCAATCTATGGGGGAGTTCTTTCAGGGATCGGGATTGGGCTAGCCTTTTACTTTGGAGGGTCCACTGGGGGCACTGATCTGGCCGCAAGGTTAATGAATCATTTTACCCACTTTAGCATTGGCCAGAGTCTGTTAATTATTGACATGGGTATTATTGCTGTAGCCGGATTCTTCTTTGGTGCAGAAACTGGCCTGTATGCTATTTTGGCCTTGTATCTTAGCACCAAGACCATTGACTTGATTCAGGAAGGGCAGGGGGCTGGCAGAGCTGCTTATGTGGTCTCCAACCACCCTGAGGAGATCAGCCGCCGGATCTTACAAGAATTGGAGAGGGGCGTTACCGCCCTGCAAGGACGGGGTATGTACACCAATAGCGAACGACAGGTGTTGCTGGTTATTGTCTCCCGTTCTGAGATTGTCAGGTTAAAAAGACTAGTGAAGGAAGAAGACCCTTCGGCTTTTATGATTATTACCGATGCCCGGGAAGTTCTTGGTGAGGGATTCAAGGGGTTTTAG
- a CDS encoding extracellular solute-binding protein: MRWRYVLRLLITTLLLWVIVLPGLVFAESERITLEVALSGGRNPNINVIQDYGDILWTEALTQEFQKEYPYVDIVFLTSDEALEQVTVQMIGGGGPDIINGYGFRMINLGRQGAFVDLTTLFEREGILEEIQQSYWAPQLEAMKHQGRIFALPQYLGTIALYYNADMFNYMGIHPPEAQDYRSTMGWDEFAMLTKKLTQDLDGDGIPNIWGFTKPMTRPDHLHYWMKAAGSDFYGNEEKTISTLDNLGAIEALEYLQRLRWEDEVIPPPEVPMEIWGWMDGNAAIAESGSWHLTVCLGSKSDGTSKIPFEWNVFPMPLGPAGERATLATTDAYAINKNTQHLEEAYALVKFLAGPVANEIMAKYVALQPAHRAIAPTYIDVMRELNTQAYDVDVHVFTDAGPYAYPEVIYSEPVAADSILYDAYVRILDQNRPVGPTWKEAIERLNRVLASTAQGPVVKTIEWADQSWIYRDINTSEAGDAVAQKDGSLLIKAAGADLWGFQDGFGFAYQEIEGDFEATVRLMSVPDTDVWAKSGIMIRAAANTIAPNIAILGTHMNGITVQERITAGEPTAQVLSTPWTNDKPVYFKLIRRGDSIVGQMSTDKELWTTLATIDYIDFPDKVLVGLASTSHRAATIGLTTFSEWEIVTE, encoded by the coding sequence ATGCGTTGGCGGTATGTTTTACGATTGCTGATTACTACCTTACTACTGTGGGTGATAGTCCTACCTGGATTGGTGTTTGCTGAGTCTGAACGGATTACCCTTGAAGTGGCATTGTCAGGGGGACGTAACCCCAATATTAACGTCATACAGGACTATGGGGATATTCTATGGACCGAGGCCCTTACACAGGAATTTCAGAAGGAATATCCCTATGTCGATATCGTGTTTCTAACATCGGATGAGGCACTAGAACAAGTAACGGTCCAGATGATCGGGGGAGGCGGTCCCGATATCATTAACGGATATGGTTTTAGGATGATTAATCTCGGTAGACAAGGCGCCTTTGTCGATCTGACTACTCTTTTTGAACGAGAAGGTATTCTCGAGGAAATACAGCAGTCCTATTGGGCACCTCAGCTTGAGGCAATGAAGCACCAAGGACGGATATTCGCCCTTCCTCAATACCTGGGAACGATCGCCTTGTACTACAATGCGGACATGTTTAACTACATGGGAATACATCCACCCGAGGCTCAAGATTACCGTAGCACAATGGGTTGGGATGAGTTTGCCATGCTAACGAAGAAACTAACCCAGGACTTGGATGGGGATGGAATACCAAATATCTGGGGATTCACAAAACCAATGACCCGTCCCGATCACCTCCACTATTGGATGAAGGCAGCTGGTTCTGACTTTTACGGGAATGAAGAGAAAACCATCAGTACCCTAGATAATCTTGGCGCGATTGAAGCTTTGGAGTATCTGCAGCGTCTTCGTTGGGAAGATGAAGTCATTCCTCCTCCTGAAGTACCGATGGAGATCTGGGGTTGGATGGACGGTAATGCAGCGATTGCTGAGTCTGGGTCTTGGCATTTGACGGTTTGCCTCGGATCGAAAAGTGACGGGACCTCCAAAATACCTTTTGAATGGAATGTGTTTCCGATGCCTCTAGGGCCAGCCGGTGAGCGTGCTACTTTGGCTACTACTGATGCGTATGCGATCAATAAGAACACGCAGCATCTGGAAGAAGCCTATGCTCTTGTGAAGTTTCTAGCGGGGCCAGTTGCCAATGAGATCATGGCGAAATACGTTGCGTTACAGCCTGCCCATCGCGCTATAGCCCCAACGTATATAGATGTGATGCGTGAATTGAATACACAAGCATATGATGTAGACGTTCATGTATTTACTGATGCCGGACCATATGCCTATCCTGAAGTTATCTACTCAGAACCGGTGGCGGCTGATAGCATTCTCTATGATGCCTATGTCCGCATCCTTGACCAAAACCGCCCGGTAGGGCCTACCTGGAAGGAAGCGATTGAGCGCCTGAACCGTGTGTTGGCATCAACAGCTCAAGGACCAGTTGTAAAAACCATCGAGTGGGCAGATCAGTCGTGGATCTATCGAGATATCAATACATCTGAGGCTGGGGATGCCGTTGCTCAAAAGGATGGAAGCTTACTGATAAAGGCAGCTGGTGCGGATCTTTGGGGCTTTCAGGACGGTTTTGGTTTTGCCTATCAGGAGATAGAAGGCGATTTCGAAGCGACAGTGCGTCTTATGTCCGTTCCCGACACGGATGTTTGGGCAAAATCTGGGATCATGATTAGAGCTGCGGCAAATACCATCGCTCCTAACATTGCCATCTTAGGCACCCATATGAACGGGATTACTGTACAGGAAAGGATAACCGCGGGTGAACCGACAGCTCAGGTATTAAGTACGCCGTGGACAAACGATAAACCTGTGTATTTCAAACTGATTCGTCGAGGAGACAGTATTGTGGGACAAATGTCCACAGACAAAGAGCTATGGACCACATTGGCTACTATCGACTATATCGACTTTCCGGACAAGGTATTAGTTGGGTTAGCATCGACTTCACACCGTGCAGCGACCATTGGACTTACCACCTTTAGTGAGTGGGAGATTGTGACGGAGTAA
- a CDS encoding WecB/TagA/CpsF family glycosyltransferase has translation MERVSILGLPVDLMTMSETLHRIQEILDGPPCGRQMLTANAEMVVAAQHDAQLSHIWQEAAYVVADGYGLVWAASRMGYPLPERIAGVELVGEICRLSAEEGYRLYFLGAKPGVAEEARARLLLKYPKARIVGTHHGYFTPKETKSIVDDIHNKGTDVLFAALGAPQQEKWIYANRLTTGIRLGIGVGGSFDVWAGRVSRAPKWMREHGLEWLYRLCQQPKRLPRMRSLPVFVWMVQRAERAQVAQDMAAATGDDPSPETGIKNRSKQG, from the coding sequence ATGGAAAGGGTAAGCATTCTTGGTCTGCCGGTGGACCTCATGACAATGTCCGAGACGCTACACAGGATCCAGGAAATACTCGATGGTCCTCCCTGCGGTAGACAGATGCTTACCGCAAATGCCGAAATGGTCGTTGCCGCACAACATGATGCACAACTTAGTCATATCTGGCAAGAAGCGGCATATGTTGTGGCAGATGGATATGGTTTGGTATGGGCTGCATCCCGGATGGGTTATCCTTTGCCTGAACGGATTGCTGGTGTAGAATTAGTGGGGGAAATCTGCAGGTTATCCGCTGAAGAAGGCTATCGGCTCTACTTTCTTGGAGCAAAACCCGGGGTTGCAGAGGAGGCACGGGCACGGCTGTTGCTGAAGTATCCCAAGGCGCGGATTGTAGGGACCCATCATGGGTATTTCACCCCAAAAGAGACCAAAAGTATAGTTGATGATATTCATAATAAGGGAACCGATGTCCTTTTTGCCGCCTTGGGCGCTCCCCAACAGGAAAAATGGATCTACGCTAACCGGCTTACCACCGGGATTCGACTTGGTATAGGTGTAGGGGGTAGCTTTGATGTATGGGCAGGGCGGGTGAGCCGGGCGCCCAAATGGATGAGAGAACATGGGCTTGAATGGCTGTATCGCTTGTGCCAGCAGCCGAAGCGACTACCTCGTATGCGATCATTACCAGTCTTTGTCTGGATGGTTCAGCGGGCCGAGCGGGCACAAGTAGCCCAAGATATGGCGGCTGCAACTGGGGATGACCCGTCCCCAGAGACAGGGATAAAGAACCGGAGTAAACAGGGTTAG
- a CDS encoding carboxypeptidase-like regulatory domain-containing protein encodes MNNWRKRLFLLGTLLIAVLMSGCLTMPITRIQGELIGRVSNSKDETPWTNVSVTFTPLGGGASFGVITNEDGMYCFPKVTAGNYRATFTLADETVIAQEEVLVPLSFKDGSQRMDFSFPPRRLWFYEGESLYNVTCSGARWDVQDMGWFEEPWQPWAPLNWSGGHQLWMHDAVIGGWVEGTFRVPAGEPERPFALIVTFTTAVNYGIVELSIDGELVGTWDSYSPQIGMTRVDVGQVDLCEGEHRLRMTIIGNQETFPDGIGAGIDCFELIETL; translated from the coding sequence GTGAATAACTGGAGGAAACGACTATTTTTGCTGGGGACCCTATTGATCGCAGTGTTGATGAGCGGCTGTCTTACTATGCCCATAACGCGGATTCAAGGTGAGCTAATCGGGCGAGTTAGTAATTCAAAGGATGAGACGCCTTGGACTAATGTCAGCGTTACGTTTACTCCCCTGGGTGGAGGGGCTTCTTTTGGTGTGATCACAAACGAGGACGGAATGTACTGTTTTCCGAAGGTGACTGCGGGCAACTACCGGGCCACATTTACTCTTGCCGATGAGACCGTAATCGCGCAGGAAGAAGTACTGGTGCCCCTTAGTTTCAAAGACGGATCGCAACGGATGGACTTTTCATTTCCGCCCCGCCGACTATGGTTCTACGAAGGCGAAAGCCTGTATAACGTTACATGCAGTGGCGCACGTTGGGACGTCCAGGACATGGGGTGGTTCGAAGAACCTTGGCAACCCTGGGCTCCCCTCAATTGGAGCGGTGGCCACCAACTCTGGATGCATGATGCAGTGATCGGCGGCTGGGTGGAGGGGACATTTCGCGTACCTGCGGGAGAACCCGAAAGACCATTCGCTCTCATCGTCACCTTTACAACTGCTGTTAACTACGGGATTGTGGAGCTGTCTATCGATGGGGAATTAGTCGGTACGTGGGATAGCTATTCGCCGCAGATCGGAATGACTCGGGTTGATGTCGGTCAGGTTGATTTATGCGAAGGAGAACATCGGTTACGGATGACCATAATCGGAAATCAGGAGACGTTTCCGGATGGAATCGGTGCCGGTATTGATTGCTTTGAATTGATTGAAACACTATAG
- a CDS encoding PDZ domain-containing protein encodes MDSWIVNILIEIFRSIPWMVRNPSFVVVSLIALFLVYRQYLAIATQKRRMFGLVHGDPKWQTLKALGYGVVGGLLASFLFVLLGISVSHAGIIYVWPLALLLMLIYPRFLCFSYGGGIVAAASLLVGWPQVDVPSLMALIAVLHVVEAVLIYFTGSQDPMPVYVRKEEGQVVGGFILQKFWPLPFIGLFSAFISSELAGELAPMPQWWPLIQPAIEVPADSIMVYVPWLIVAAVGYGDIVLSNQPKNKTRVSSFSLLFFGVTLLVMAVLGSRWPIWQYVATVFAPVGHDLVIFLGRRREEERKAVFTNEAGPMVLDVLPDSIAQMAGLATGDIVKSANKVPVENWYQIHETTMYADVELEVENFFDGTRKTLILPHSQSPIGVIPAPHPNSRFNVDYAAGQTPGKLGRFFGRLWRRLFSTR; translated from the coding sequence ATGGATTCATGGATTGTAAATATCTTGATTGAGATTTTCCGAAGCATCCCGTGGATGGTCCGCAATCCGAGTTTTGTGGTGGTGAGCCTCATTGCTTTGTTTCTGGTCTATAGGCAGTATCTAGCCATTGCCACCCAGAAACGGCGTATGTTTGGCTTGGTGCATGGGGATCCAAAATGGCAGACTCTAAAGGCCCTAGGCTATGGTGTTGTTGGCGGGCTTCTTGCTTCGTTTCTGTTTGTTCTCCTAGGGATATCTGTGTCCCATGCGGGGATTATCTACGTTTGGCCCTTGGCCCTGCTACTGATGCTCATTTACCCACGGTTTTTGTGTTTCTCCTATGGGGGAGGGATTGTGGCCGCGGCAAGTCTGCTTGTGGGTTGGCCCCAAGTAGATGTACCTTCTCTAATGGCATTAATTGCGGTGCTTCACGTGGTAGAGGCCGTGCTAATCTACTTTACCGGATCCCAAGATCCGATGCCTGTCTACGTTCGCAAGGAAGAGGGACAGGTGGTTGGAGGGTTTATCTTACAAAAGTTCTGGCCGCTACCGTTTATCGGGCTTTTTAGTGCATTTATTAGCAGTGAACTAGCGGGGGAGCTAGCACCAATGCCCCAGTGGTGGCCTTTGATCCAGCCAGCCATCGAGGTTCCCGCGGACAGTATTATGGTTTATGTGCCCTGGTTGATTGTCGCTGCTGTGGGTTATGGCGACATTGTTTTGTCCAATCAACCAAAAAATAAGACTAGGGTGTCCTCATTTAGTCTGCTCTTTTTTGGAGTTACCTTGTTGGTAATGGCGGTACTTGGGAGCAGATGGCCGATTTGGCAGTATGTTGCCACGGTGTTTGCACCGGTAGGCCATGATCTGGTTATCTTCCTGGGACGTCGTCGTGAAGAGGAGCGAAAGGCAGTGTTTACTAACGAGGCTGGTCCGATGGTACTTGATGTTCTTCCTGATTCCATAGCCCAGATGGCAGGACTAGCCACAGGAGATATTGTCAAGTCTGCCAATAAAGTTCCCGTAGAAAACTGGTATCAGATCCATGAAACGACGATGTATGCCGATGTGGAGTTGGAAGTTGAGAATTTCTTTGATGGTACCAGAAAAACACTAATTCTCCCTCATAGTCAATCGCCCATTGGGGTGATTCCTGCTCCTCACCCAAACAGTCGCTTTAATGTTGATTATGCCGCAGGACAGACCCCTGGAAAGCTAGGCCGATTCTTTGGTAGATTGTGGCGGCGCCTTTTTTCAACACGATAG
- a CDS encoding divergent polysaccharide deacetylase family protein, whose protein sequence is MLKASSGLDKVSVVLPVCYLVFSWVWFFALAFNQIAVEMQTYQEDVYLAEDNGLIEELQEALTELPGSKQLIRRGLTAPEYAPDVPVLTVDLRLVELATVHEYAEVIGHIAKRHGFFVRDVEEVYQSRSNMLEVVIGDEQHEELKVRLLIAKSAWPAAGVWCLWPGAVPGVFPRIAPRAKLAIVIDDWGYDWEAAPWFLDFPRPFTGAVLPHLPMSTIHGQTLSERGKGVILHQPMEPLNKDVDPGPGAIYAGLGYPEIARCLQDNWASVPQARGMNNHMGSKATADVDTMSRVVQWLGKKGYFFLDSNTTAESVVISVSEQWALPSVKNDRFLDHEDDVETIKLRIQELVDMALTRGYAVGIGHVRPKTYQALKEMVPHIDRAGVELVTIDQILPSEGNNLHASGTD, encoded by the coding sequence GTGTTAAAGGCCAGCTCGGGTCTGGATAAAGTCTCTGTAGTACTACCGGTATGTTACCTCGTTTTTTCCTGGGTATGGTTTTTTGCCCTTGCCTTCAACCAAATCGCTGTGGAGATGCAAACCTACCAAGAAGATGTCTATCTCGCCGAGGACAACGGGTTAATAGAAGAACTCCAAGAGGCCCTGACCGAGTTGCCTGGGTCTAAGCAGCTTATTCGTAGAGGATTAACTGCACCTGAGTATGCCCCTGATGTCCCGGTCCTTACCGTGGATCTACGCTTAGTTGAGCTAGCGACTGTACACGAATATGCCGAGGTAATAGGGCATATTGCCAAAAGACACGGTTTTTTTGTTCGGGATGTGGAAGAGGTTTACCAGTCCCGTTCCAATATGTTGGAAGTTGTGATTGGTGATGAACAGCACGAAGAACTAAAGGTCAGACTCCTGATTGCCAAGTCCGCCTGGCCTGCGGCCGGGGTGTGGTGCCTTTGGCCTGGAGCGGTTCCCGGAGTATTTCCCAGGATTGCTCCCCGGGCGAAACTAGCTATTGTCATAGACGATTGGGGCTATGACTGGGAAGCTGCACCATGGTTCTTGGATTTCCCTCGTCCGTTTACCGGTGCAGTGTTGCCCCATTTACCTATGTCTACTATTCATGGGCAGACACTAAGTGAACGGGGTAAGGGAGTCATTTTGCACCAACCTATGGAACCTCTAAACAAGGATGTAGACCCGGGGCCTGGTGCTATCTATGCGGGACTTGGCTATCCCGAGATTGCCAGATGCTTGCAGGATAACTGGGCATCGGTACCCCAAGCTAGGGGTATGAACAATCATATGGGCTCAAAGGCCACCGCTGATGTGGATACCATGTCTAGAGTAGTTCAGTGGCTTGGCAAGAAGGGTTACTTCTTCCTAGATAGCAATACCACTGCTGAGAGTGTGGTGATTTCTGTTAGCGAACAATGGGCTCTTCCCTCAGTCAAAAACGACAGATTCTTAGATCACGAGGATGATGTGGAGACGATTAAGCTCAGAATCCAAGAACTAGTGGACATGGCGTTAACCCGGGGTTATGCTGTGGGGATTGGTCATGTCCGTCCAAAGACCTATCAGGCGCTGAAGGAAATGGTTCCCCATATTGATCGAGCTGGAGTGGAACTGGTTACCATTGATCAGATACTCCCGTCCGAAGGGAACAATCTGCACGCATCTGGAACCGACTAA
- the csaB gene encoding polysaccharide pyruvyl transferase CsaB: MSKVILAGYYGYDNTGDEAIVSVLASSLKNDDRIQRVTVLSQHPHATAKEHEVHSIFRYDLPRVLQVLRQGDALVLSGGLMQDVTSSRSLWYYLTLTRLGLKLGCKVYWHAMGIGPVQSPHNRRRLMRLANRLTGLSVRDHYSASFLPGAKLVPDPALLLDAAPAGRVQRIFRMLGEPYGKGTVLGIALRPWGGFPGQIEQVAYLADELARRFDAKILFLPLHFEQDLPLIQDVIKLMKEEALCLGLPIPPEDMAGVIQSCDLVISMRLHALIFAAVCGTSFVALETDPKIGAFAALTNEKALSCTDEQFPVASIIEDVAVKLPRSRRYDRDRRQLVLELQSQSRSGLEELIEDICR, from the coding sequence ATGTCAAAGGTTATTTTGGCGGGCTACTACGGTTATGACAACACTGGTGATGAAGCCATCGTCTCGGTATTGGCCTCAAGCCTAAAAAACGATGATCGGATCCAACGGGTAACTGTGCTTTCACAACATCCCCATGCCACTGCCAAGGAACATGAAGTACACTCGATTTTTCGCTATGACCTTCCGCGGGTTTTGCAGGTCTTAAGACAAGGTGATGCTTTGGTTCTTTCCGGTGGCTTGATGCAGGATGTAACCAGTAGCAGGAGCCTTTGGTATTACCTGACTTTAACTAGGCTTGGATTGAAGCTAGGGTGCAAAGTATACTGGCATGCTATGGGTATTGGACCTGTTCAGTCTCCTCATAACCGGAGGAGGCTAATGCGATTAGCTAACAGACTCACCGGACTTAGCGTGCGTGACCATTATTCTGCATCCTTTCTACCCGGTGCAAAACTGGTACCAGATCCTGCTTTGCTCCTTGATGCAGCGCCCGCAGGACGGGTCCAAAGGATTTTCAGAATGCTTGGAGAACCTTATGGTAAGGGGACGGTGCTTGGAATTGCCTTGCGTCCGTGGGGTGGATTTCCAGGACAGATTGAACAGGTGGCTTATCTAGCAGATGAACTAGCTCGTCGTTTTGATGCTAAGATTCTATTCCTGCCCCTTCATTTTGAACAGGATCTTCCCCTCATCCAAGATGTAATTAAACTCATGAAGGAAGAGGCGTTATGTTTGGGGCTTCCGATCCCTCCTGAAGATATGGCCGGTGTAATCCAAAGTTGTGACCTGGTGATTAGCATGAGGCTCCACGCGTTGATTTTCGCGGCTGTCTGTGGGACTAGCTTCGTTGCCCTTGAAACCGATCCTAAGATTGGAGCCTTTGCAGCCTTGACCAATGAAAAAGCTTTAAGTTGCACCGACGAACAGTTTCCCGTTGCATCAATTATTGAAGATGTAGCGGTGAAGCTGCCCCGGTCAAGACGGTATGATCGGGATAGAAGACAACTGGTATTAGAACTCCAGTCCCAGTCCCGGTCAGGTCTTGAAGAACTTATTGAGGATATTTGCAGATAA
- a CDS encoding LacI family transcriptional regulator, with product MTTIKDIAKIAGVSPATVSRALGGYGYVKDSTRRRIQEVADQLGYHPNALARSMVTRSTQTIGLIISDIANPFFPEVVRGIEDTAHQKGFTVILCNSDEDSEKERTYIDVLMAKRVDGLIIASTAANAQHLLQLKERNLPLVLLDRSFGEGNVDTVKVDNTLGAFQAVNHLIELGHRRIGIITGPDRIPTARERLAGYEHALKQHSIHLEPRFIVKGDFKEEDAYMGVKYLMDLERPPTALFTANNRTTTGALTAIWELGLHIPDELSVIAFDDLPWMQLLQPQLSVIQQPTYELGVTAAELLFKRLMSDTPQKSQLLQLNSKLVLRNSCGPPREQTP from the coding sequence ATGACAACTATCAAGGATATCGCCAAAATTGCCGGGGTGTCTCCCGCAACCGTCTCCCGTGCTCTCGGCGGGTATGGATATGTGAAGGACAGTACACGTCGACGGATTCAAGAGGTGGCTGACCAGCTTGGCTACCATCCCAATGCCTTAGCCCGGAGTATGGTCACACGATCAACCCAGACCATTGGTTTGATTATCTCCGATATCGCCAACCCATTTTTCCCCGAAGTTGTACGGGGGATTGAGGACACTGCGCATCAGAAAGGCTTTACGGTCATTCTCTGTAACAGCGACGAAGACAGTGAGAAAGAGAGGACCTACATTGATGTGTTGATGGCAAAAAGAGTCGATGGCCTGATCATAGCTAGCACCGCTGCAAACGCCCAACACCTGCTACAATTGAAGGAGAGGAACCTGCCCCTAGTCCTATTGGATCGAAGTTTCGGTGAGGGTAATGTCGATACAGTTAAAGTGGACAATACCCTCGGAGCCTTTCAAGCAGTAAATCATCTGATTGAATTGGGGCATAGACGAATCGGCATCATAACTGGACCTGATCGTATTCCAACAGCGCGGGAACGACTTGCAGGGTATGAGCATGCTCTAAAACAGCACTCAATCCATCTTGAGCCTAGGTTCATTGTCAAAGGAGACTTCAAAGAAGAAGATGCGTACATGGGTGTGAAATACCTGATGGATCTTGAGCGTCCTCCTACTGCCCTGTTTACCGCAAATAACCGAACTACAACCGGTGCCCTTACCGCGATTTGGGAACTCGGTCTTCATATCCCGGATGAGCTTTCGGTCATTGCCTTTGACGACCTACCATGGATGCAGCTTCTGCAGCCTCAGCTTTCTGTTATACAGCAACCTACCTACGAGCTCGGGGTAACTGCCGCAGAACTACTCTTTAAGAGACTAATGAGCGATACTCCACAGAAAAGCCAGTTACTACAGCTTAATTCAAAGCTGGTACTTCGCAATTCCTGCGGTCCGCCCCGCGAGCAAACTCCTTAG
- a CDS encoding S41 family peptidase, with translation MTKRRVLIVLIILGLMAGVLSVRSFFEADAEDPVDDQARQLFQIMALMESFYYKPIDSEQMLKGYVHYGNLEAMLLDLVDPYTQYLPPRMYEEMKVDTTGNFSGVGIVITIYERQLTVVSPIAGTPGYEAGLQSGDEIMAIDGRPTKYMSMLEAVDCMRGPEGTAVQLTIQRGEEQFDVEIIRAKVESPDINEAIMVTSSVAYVRINEFKLRTAEELDAALTKLKRQGMEGLILDLRDNPGGTLGSAIDVSSMFLPAGDTVHEVFRNSDVAAMFMSRGDTKTYVSRNGERISHGVKQDGKWCGLPVVVLINRGSASASEIVAGALKDRAGGLLVGNTSFGKGLVQAVLELPNGAAMRLTIAEYLTAGGVSINDKGIEPDFVVNLPEPTEEEAKALRLRREYFSLEDMQVQKALEVVQEMLIDAIPKAS, from the coding sequence TTGACCAAGCGCAGGGTTTTGATTGTTCTAATTATATTAGGTCTTATGGCAGGTGTACTCTCGGTCCGGTCATTTTTTGAAGCAGATGCTGAGGATCCAGTTGATGATCAAGCAAGGCAGTTGTTTCAGATTATGGCTCTGATGGAGAGTTTTTATTATAAGCCCATTGATAGCGAACAGATGCTAAAAGGCTATGTCCACTACGGCAACCTGGAAGCGATGCTGTTGGATTTGGTTGATCCCTACACCCAGTACCTACCTCCCCGTATGTATGAAGAGATGAAGGTGGATACCACTGGTAATTTCAGCGGAGTAGGTATTGTCATTACTATATATGAGCGACAGCTTACCGTTGTCTCACCCATTGCCGGGACCCCTGGATATGAAGCTGGACTGCAAAGTGGCGATGAGATTATGGCCATTGATGGGCGTCCCACAAAGTACATGTCGATGTTAGAGGCCGTTGACTGTATGCGAGGACCTGAAGGGACCGCGGTTCAGCTGACTATTCAGCGGGGTGAAGAACAGTTCGATGTTGAGATTATCCGTGCTAAGGTGGAAAGCCCGGATATTAACGAAGCGATTATGGTTACATCCAGTGTTGCCTATGTGCGAATAAATGAGTTCAAACTACGTACCGCCGAAGAACTGGATGCGGCCCTGACTAAGCTTAAAAGGCAAGGAATGGAAGGACTCATCTTGGATTTGCGGGATAACCCGGGTGGAACCCTGGGTAGTGCCATCGATGTGTCCTCTATGTTTTTGCCCGCAGGTGATACAGTACACGAGGTGTTTCGCAATTCCGATGTGGCCGCCATGTTTATGTCCCGGGGAGATACCAAGACCTATGTAAGCCGTAATGGGGAGCGGATTTCCCACGGCGTCAAGCAAGACGGAAAATGGTGTGGTTTACCGGTGGTGGTGCTGATTAACCGGGGCAGTGCTTCCGCATCGGAGATTGTGGCCGGCGCATTAAAGGATAGGGCTGGCGGTCTACTTGTGGGTAACACCAGTTTTGGCAAAGGCTTAGTACAGGCGGTATTAGAATTGCCAAACGGTGCTGCTATGAGATTGACTATTGCCGAATACCTCACGGCGGGTGGGGTTTCAATTAACGATAAGGGGATTGAACCGGATTTCGTGGTAAATCTGCCAGAGCCCACAGAGGAAGAGGCGAAGGCCCTGAGGTTAAGACGGGAGTACTTTAGTCTCGAGGATATGCAGGTGCAAAAAGCCCTTGAAGTGGTCCAGGAAATGCTAATTGATGCAATTCCTAAGGCTAGTTAG